In Ignavibacteria bacterium, the sequence CAGTATTAGGCATTCTGTTAATAGAGTCGTTAAAATGGTTTCCGTCGTTTCCGTAAGCAACGAGTGAATTGGCAACGTAAGTAATGCCGCCCGGGTTTTTCACCGCATTTGAATACAACATCATATCAAACCTGTCATCCATTCCGCCGGTTGCACCGCCTCCGAAAGACCTTACACGGGGAGACTGCGTATGATATATAGCGTATGCGGGGTTGTTCCATGTACCTGTTAAGTTAAGCGGGTCGTTGAAATTTCCGTCCGTTACTGATGTTATTTGCATGAGTTTCTGATATGCAAGTTCATTTGAACCGTATATATTAAAATCACCGCAAACTATGAAGTTTGATCCCGGATGCAAAGCGTCTGTAACTTTTCTCAGACTGTCAACTTCCGCGGCTCTAAGAAGTTCGTTCGCAGAGCCAGAACTTGCTTTTAAATGCACAGAATATATGCGCAGTGTATCTTTAGTTATTATGTGAACGAGTTTAAATTCGTTTATATCACGAAGAGCAGTTTTGATTGGGGTATTACTTAAGAAGATAAAAATATTGTTTCTGAAATAAATACCGTTATCGGTATCAGGACCGTTAATGAAAGTACCTGCTTCGAAATCGTTTCTTCCAACGTTCATGACGTTGTTTAGGTATGCATTAATTCCTGCCTGTGAAGTCATTTCCTGAACGACAAGAATATCGGGATCTAGAGAGTTGATAACCGTCCTGAAATAAGGATTACGAGTTGCAGTGTCATTTCCCGGGTATCCGAGGAGATTGTAAGACACAATTTTAACCTGAGCGTAAGAAACGCTTGTTAACAGCAAATAAGCTAATACGAGTTTTAATATATTTTTGACCATCTTATAAGTTAAATAACAGGGGAAGCAAATTCAATGCTATTAGCAATAAATTTGGAGAAAGGGGCAGTTGTTGGTGGATAGTTGTTGGTCGTTAGTTAAAAATTTTAACGCTAAAGCACAGAGTACACAGAATAAATTAATTTAATGCTAAGAGCAAGATATTTCAACCGCAAGGGTCGCAGAGGAAGCAGAGAAGAACGGGGAGAGTCCCGATAAAGAGAATCGGGATGCAAAGAGCGCACAGTTGTTAGTTGGTTAAAATATTTACCACTAAAGCACCAAAACACCAAGAAGAGACTTATTCTATTGCGAAGTGCATTTTACCACTAAAGCACCAAAACACAAAGAAGAGATTTATTCTTTTGCGAAGTCATTTTACCACTAAGGCACGTAGAACACTGAGAAAAAGAAATAAAAATAAGAGAAAAGATATTTTAAATATCTATAACACGACGTAGCCTTAAGCTACAAAAAAATAGGGAAAAACATATGATAAAAATTCTAACCGCAAAGGTTGCAGAGGAAGCAGAGAAGAACGGGGAGAGTCCCGATAAAGAGAATCGGGATGCAAAGAACGCACAGTTGTTAGTTGTCAGTTGTTAGTTAAAAATTTTACCGCTAAAGCACAGAGTACACCGCGTAGCCTATGGCTAGAAACAAAACAGAGAAAAATAAAGGATAGAGATTTTAACGCAGAGGCCGCAAAGAAGAGCAAAGGTCGCAAAGAGAGCATTTATAAAATTTATTAATTCGGTGAAAAAGTAAAGATAAATGGGTTTTTATTACACTGTTTTTACGGATAGTGCACTAAGAAGAACATTTTTTATTGTTTAGAGCAAGAGAAAAGATTATAACTCTAAGAATAAGAAGACCACTAAGAAGAGCATATTTTATTGCTTAGAGCAAACGAAGCGGGGAGAGAGTAACATGAAACATAATGAAATTTTTATATTATTTATGTATCCTGCTGCTCTCTCCGTTCTTACTATTTTTACTTCACTTACTGCTTTTGCTGCTCTGGCTGCTTTTGCTGCTCTTAACGCATTCCGTGCATAATCATAGCAATGTTTCCCAGTGTACTGCACATACAGGCGCTACCATAAGCGAGTTCTAAGTACTGGTGTTTTGCGTGCGGGTCGGAGCTTGTGTATTTTATCACGGCAAGCCGGCGATTTTCCTCGTTGTGTTTCCAGAGTTCGATATCGACACCGCTATTTTTTGGATTCTCAACTTTAAAATATGTGCCTTCAAATACTGTCGCTAATATTTTAATATCTTTCAGTTTTATAGGGTCAATTTTCAGAGGATTTGATTCAAGAATTACGAAATCTGCTTTCTTTCCTTCTTTTATACTTCCGATTTCGTTATCGAGTGCATATTGTTTTGCTTCGTTAATAGTAATGAGTTTCAGTGCTTCCTCGACTGTGACTCTTTCCTCCGGTCCGAGAACTTTGCCTGATGAGCCAATCCTATTTACGGCGCACCAAGCAAGAAACAACGGCTGAGCCGGAGCCATAGTGTAGTCAGAATGCAGTGCGGTTATTATACCGCTGCGGACAAGGCTTCCGACTCTTGATATATAATGAGCTCTTTCGGGACCGAGACCTGTTTTTCCGTAAATGTCACCGAGAGCCGTAAGGTAGTAGGGATTAACCGATGCCATTATTCCCATTTCTTTCATCTTAGCAATCTGGTCGGGGTCTGATAAGCCAACATGGTCAAAGACAACCCTGCTGCCTGAAATTTTTCCGCCGCCAGTAATTCTGCCGTACATAGCAAGCAGCGAATCAATACCAAGATCACCGTTCACGTGTATGTGGTTTGATATTCCGTTATCATAATACAGTTTTGCGGCATTGAAAAGGATGGCAGGGTCGTATATCCACTGTCCTGCGTGCCCGTCCGAGTATGGCTCCTTAACCTGCATAAGCTGGCTGAAGAATCCCCCGTCGCAGAAAGTTTTTGCGTCGGTATTAAGAAAAACAATTTTCTCGCCGGACATTTTTTCGGCATTCTTAATTGTGTAAAGCCATTTAGTTTCATCAAACTGCGGGACAAACATTCTTGCGTCAAGGGCGATGTAAGTTCTGTATGGGACGTTTTTGCCGTCGTGAATTTCGCGGGCTATTTTATCCTGTTCGGCATTCAGGCCGAGTACACCGAGCGGGTCAACGCAAGCAGTAACTCCGGCCGAATGAAGACCGATAGATTCTTCGATTAGTCCTTTTCTGATTTTATCGGCGGTACCCACAACG encodes:
- a CDS encoding T9SS type A sorting domain-containing protein; translated protein: MVKNILKLVLAYLLLTSVSYAQVKIVSYNLLGYPGNDTATRNPYFRTVINSLDPDILVVQEMTSQAGINAYLNNVMNVGRNDFEAGTFINGPDTDNGIYFRNNIFIFLSNTPIKTALRDINEFKLVHIITKDTLRIYSVHLKASSGSANELLRAAEVDSLRKVTDALHPGSNFIVCGDFNIYGSNELAYQKLMQITSVTDGNFNDPLNLTGTWNNPAYAIYHTQSPRVRSFGGGATGGMDDRFDMMLYSNAVKNPGGITYVANSLVAYGNDGNHFNDSINRMPNTAVSQEIANALHYTSDHLPVYSLFTFEATTSIANATDVINDYSLNQNYPNPWNPVTKISFQIPRSSFVTIKVFSILGKEMQTLISKEMNQGYYEINLNGSSLPGGVYFYRMTTEDFSDTKRMILIK
- a CDS encoding amidohydrolase family protein produces the protein MRRFNLTLIALLILICSSQLIKSQTRYEPADAIYFGGDIITIEDSSPHAEAVAVKDGKIIAVGKKHDVFKHKVNATVLYDLEGKTLMPGLIDNHLHHSLGGILLSFDWIMAEEWVLPDRHIYPTIGREDYIAGMIKLEKSKSDPAEWLNVFGYASYFHGKITRADLDSISSTRPIALWQRSFHETILNSKALEILGFTKENTVNPQINFEEGHFEEAGQQMILLPKIIPVVGTADKIRKGLIEESIGLHSAGVTACVDPLGVLGLNAEQDKIAREIHDGKNVPYRTYIALDARMFVPQFDETKWLYTIKNAEKMSGEKIVFLNTDAKTFCDGGFFSQLMQVKEPYSDGHAGQWIYDPAILFNAAKLYYDNGISNHIHVNGDLGIDSLLAMYGRITGGGKISGSRVVFDHVGLSDPDQIAKMKEMGIMASVNPYYLTALGDIYGKTGLGPERAHYISRVGSLVRSGIITALHSDYTMAPAQPLFLAWCAVNRIGSSGKVLGPEERVTVEEALKLITINEAKQYALDNEIGSIKEGKKADFVILESNPLKIDPIKLKDIKILATVFEGTYFKVENPKNSGVDIELWKHNEENRRLAVIKYTSSDPHAKHQYLELAYGSACMCSTLGNIAMIMHGMR